A window of the Miscanthus floridulus cultivar M001 chromosome 14, ASM1932011v1, whole genome shotgun sequence genome harbors these coding sequences:
- the LOC136505147 gene encoding uncharacterized protein, translated as MKHPQAGPSRELSSITSSCSCWTRFVSAAVVSSPPGEMGFVGDTVESIRSIQVRHVLSQIISLGMIVTSALIIWKGLIVVTGSESPVVVVLSGSMEPGFKRGDILFLHMSKDPIRTGEIVVFNIDGREIPIVHRVIKVHERQNTAEVDILTKGDNNFGDDRLLYAHGQLWLQQHHIMGRAVGFLPYVGWVTIIMTEKPFIKYLLIGALGLLVITMKE; from the exons ATGAAGCATCCCCAGGCTGGGCCGTCCCGGGAACTGTCATCAATCACCTCGTCTTGCTCGTGCTGGACACGCTTTGTTTCCGCCGCCGTCGTGAGTTCGCCGCCGGGAGAGATGGGTTTCGTCGGCGACACGGTGGAGTCGATCCGCTCGATTCAGGTCCGCCACGTGCTCTCGCAGATCATCAGCCTCG GTATGATTGTGACCTCGGCATTGATCATATGGAAGGGATTGATAGTTGTGACGGGGAGCGAGTCTCCGGTGGTAGTGGTTCTTTCTGGTAGCATGGAGCCTGGATTTAAAAGG GGCGATATTCTATTTTTGCACATGAGCAAAGATCCTATCCGCACAGGAGAAATAGTTGTTTTTAACATCGAT GGCCGTGAAATTCCAATTGTTCACCGTGTAATTAAG GTCCATGAACGTCAGAACACTGCAGAAGTCGACATCCTCACAAAAG GTGACAATAATTTTGGGGATGACCGACTTTTATATGCACACGGTCAACTCTGGCTCCAGCAGCATCACATTATGGGACGTGCTGTTGG CTTTCTTCCATATGTCGGCTGGGTTACAATTATCATGACTGAGAAGCCATTTATTAAG TACCTGCTGATTGGTGCACTGGGCTTGCTGGTCATAACAATGAAAGAGTAA